caGATGAGGTTTACAAGCATTATTTTTGTTATCCTGGCAAGTGTGACCACAGGAAACAACACTAAACTCAGAGCCATGACGATATTTACCTACAAAGAGAAGGGACAGAAGAGGAGAGagtcaaacacaaagaaaaataaaatgaaaatcataaagcAGCATTGATTGGACCACACATACTAGAGTCATATTTTCCATGAGACTATTTTTACCTGGGGTTTTCTTCTGATAGAGTGCTTAGCAGATTTTGTACATGGAAATAATGGACACATAACgacacaagagaaaaaaaccctTATTCTGCCGTGGAGGAAGGTGTTAAATAACTCCACATAAAAAATCATCATGGTACCTGTTGACACACAACAGTTTTTTAAGTTTCCTTATTTGTTCAGGTCCTGGAAAAGGCTAGAATCTGAGCTAGAATCTCCTGGCATCTTCTGACACTCAACCATGGAGCACAGTGTGGTCACTATCCTGCTGCCCTACACAACACTGTCTAGAATATAGGCAgctaaaaaaatctatttgtcattaataataaggaaataaaaactatgttctgataaagtactttttttttagaatattgacTGCTAAAAAATGTTTGCCatatgattattaaataaataaaccagctCTGCTCCAATGTGGCCTgtgttgcaatttttttttcagaaagaataaTAGATTTTCTTCTGTACTTAGTCCAGTGGTTAATTTTAGCAGCAGCATCACACATCTTGTCAATACACTGTAACAGTGTAAAAGGTGTGGCTGACACATCCACTGTACCCTCCTCTGTACAGAATATTTCCAACCACAGTGCTGCCAGCACTTGAAAGAGCATTTAGCATCCAGAccacttttgttgtttttataatgaGTCTTACAGATTCTGGGAAAGGAGAAAGCCACTACtggtgaaaaataataaaattctactAAACAAGATATTGGAAATCAAATATGTGTATCAGGGCAAGGAAACAATAGGTTTGGCTTAacagaggaaaatgaaatcaaaactgacatttataaaactggatgtggggccgggcgcggtggctcacgcctgtaatcctagctctctgggaggccgaggcgggcggattgctcaaggtcaggagttcgaaaccagcctgagcaagagcgagacccgtctctactataaatagaaagaaattaattggcatatatatataaaattagccgggcatggtggcgcatgcctgtagtcccagctactcgggaggctgaggcagcaggattgcttgagcccaggagtttgaggttgctgtgagctaggctgacgtcacggcactcactatagcctgggcaacaagtgcgactctgtctcaaaaaaaaaaaaaaataaaataaaataaaactggatgTGGGTGACTACTACCATTCTGTCCCATTAGTGTCATTATCATTTGGACAAGCATGACCGCAAGTAACATTAGCTTCAGAATCATGAAAGGATTTTTtgtggaaagaggaaagagggaggaatgAAGATACAGATAATATGAAATAACATGAGGCTGGAAAAATCACTGCTATGAtgagaatgagaaataatatGAGGATGGAAAAATTGATGTAAGTCATACATACAACTATGTAAATGTTATAGCCATATTCTAAATatgcatttctttgaaatttcatCTCAGTTAGGTGTATTTAGGTAACATATTTTGTAACAGGAATAAATGGGCAAGTGTATGCCCATATGGAGAAAACCACTGGCTACCTTCCATGctgtttatttatataaatccaaatctttttaaattttgaactcatccttctttgaaaaatacaatatgaggctgggcacagtggctcaggcctataatcctagcactctgggatgccgagacgagaggatcacttgaagtcagacgttcaagaccaggctgagcaagagcaagaccctgtctctactaaaaatagaaaaaaaataaccaggcaactaaaaatagaaactgacaaaaaaattagctgggcatggtggcacatgacagtagtctcagctactcgggaggctgacgcaagagcatcgcttgagtttgaggttgcagtgagctaggctgatacaaAACccttactcaaaaaaaaaaagaaaggaaaagaaaatatgatttggTAATAAGGCTTCTGGAAGACACATTCAAGCATTTATAGTGGAGAAACAGAAAGCTGGACcatgataaaaataattcctgaaataataagtgaataaaaCATCCATGATTTGCAGAACATATTGAAAAAAGCAACCTATTCTTACCAATAACTACCAAAAACTCTATACTAAAATGGCAGTTTCTGAAAGAATATAATTGAAAACCGAagacttattttataaataaaactaaaggtTTTTTAATTCATGGTTACCATTAAACACAGGCTATATAGAATGTACAAGAGTatcagaaaataaagaggaatcAAGACAGTACTACGTCAGGGATTGTTCTGGAATACACAGCGTTAGAGGAAGGCAAAGTCAgaaatctctttcatttttgaggAGGCCAAACCAAAGCTCAACAATACCAGATGCCTACCGATCACAGAGAGCATGGAAGTCCATTAGATACTTTCAATATTAGCCTTTTGAGCAACTTTTGTAATAAGATGTGCACCATTGTCAGACTGTAAATGGTTTGGAAAGCTGGAAACTTGACACAGATTATTTTCACAGGCCAAATGGTACAGCCGGAGTTGGCTGACCACACTGGACTAGCAATACCATCACCTCACCTGGGAAGTGCTGTCAGCAGTGAGGCTCAGCTGTTAGCTACCAGTGAGGGTCAGACAGCATCCAATTTTTTAGTGGAACATGGAAATTCGAGTTTTAGGTAGGCACCACAGGAAATTCCTAAGAAAAACTGAGGTAGAAAAGTACTCTTTGGCTTTCATAAACTATCACCTGtgtaaaattaaacagaattgtCTAACATGTGACCACTCTGGTTTATTAGAATTAAGTACAAAATTAGCTACAGAAGACTCAACAAATATCTGTGCAGACAGCTTGCCTTTGCTGCTATGTGTTTATTCTCTTGTTTTGCTGTATGAAATCCCCTGTGGACTGGAGGGAGAccttttatatgattttaaactCAGTTTGCTACTTTAattcttttgatttccttcaccCTATTGCTCTACTTCCAAATTCTCACTGCAATTCTGCTCATAAGACCTGCATCTCAGAGAAGGCTCAAGTCATGAAGATCCTAAAATGTTAAAGTTTTATCCTCTATCAAACCAGGGTAAATATCACTGCAGCAAAACCTGACTGAAATCCATGAAGATGGTGGAGATGAGATCCTCACATCTGGAAATCTGGCCCTAGAAGTAGGGCTGCCAAATGAAGCTCcaagtcaccaaaaaaaaaaatactgaccaAACTCAATACTTTGGATAAGAATAGCAATTAAATCCTAGGCAAGGTTCTCTATCATTGCATTAAACAGATTCCTAAGTCTAACTTTGCAAACAGGGGTACATTTTCCATCTTTATGTAACATTatgtaaaatgacaaaaatgagttgcaattaaattatgaattagaaattaaaacatttgtttttattcttctctcaAATCACAGATTGCCCACAGTCATAATTAATTCTGTTCtcctaaaaaaaatctatggaatTATACATGCATCCTTAAGAAGAGCTCACCTCTGTATTCTTATATTATAGTTAAATTAGTTGTACAAAACTCTATCTAATTGGAACCTAAGTTATTTAATGGCTGGACCatgtcttatttatatttatatccttTATAACATATACTAGAGTAGCTATTCGAGTAGCTTCTTAATATATACTGGAGTCGCTCGCATATAGAAGGCTTTATGCTTGTGAagcttataaaataatgaatatcttTGCAGCATAAGACATCAAGTTTTATGTAAGGTTCACCAATCCCCGCTTCTGTGTCCTGCCCGAAAATCCAGAGTACTTTGACCACTCTGCTACCAACCAGCTGCCGGGTTTCCTCAGCAGGCTCGAACCCAAGCCCCAGACACTGATACAGGCTCACAGGTTGTTTCCCACCCCCAAGCCAAAATCCTTAAACACTCATGTGAACTTCATCCTTGCCCCTCTCTCTGGGATATGCCTAGGTAGAACAcaccccttttctctctctttctgtcgaAAGGATTGCTGCAGCCCTCTTTAAGGAAGTTCCTAAACTAATGTTTTACCTGCGGTTTCCAATCCCGCAGACCAGGCCACAGAGTTCAGctgccccaccaccaccaccctcctctcccccaccaccaccctcctctcccccaccaccaccctcctctcccccaccaccaccctcctctcccccacagCCCAGatggccctgccccctccctccccctcctcccctccctccccctcctcccctccctccccctcctcccctccctcccctcttcccctccctccccctcctcccctccctccctcccccctcctcccctcccccctccctcccttcccctcttcccctccctcttccttcctccccctttcccctccctccttcccctccccatcctgggtcagtggaaaattgtcttccatgaaatccaTCCAGTCCCTGGTACCTAAAAGACTGGGAAGCGCAGCCTTAGACTGATTACCCTGGCGTGCTCCTTTCATCTGGGGCGGGTTTGGGCACCCCCTTATGGGGGGGGGGCtcgcctgctgctgctgcttgtggTCAATTCCAGCAGCAGGTTGGGCAGGACAAAACACTGCAGAACACACAAATGTTTGTGgcacttttatttataattgccaaaacgtGAAAGCATATAAGGAACTGTCTGTACTTATAGAACTAAAAATTTCTGCTCAGTTTTTTTCTGTaatctaaaacttttctaaaaaataaggtctgttaacaacaacaacaacaaaaaagccggCAAAGGGAGTAGTTGAAGCAAAATCGTaggacaaataataaatataacgTTTATAGAGCATATTACTGTCAAGAATgcatttaaacacatttttatcatGATTCTCACAACCACCTGTGACATGTTTTGacccaattttagaaaataatttgaaaaatgaattaagagAATCATTTTTACAGACTGCATATGATAACATAGTCAATTAATGATTAATTGCACTTAGCTAATTAGAACTGAGTCCCTAATTCACAAATTCAGCTTCCAAATTCTACTCTCTTTTTCACCATAAGTGGGAGAAATAATAATgaactgagtttaaaaaaaaaaaaaaaaaaacccacacaactATACAAAACCCAAATGGCAATTGATTTGTTTAGGTACCGAGCTCTCCCTTATAATAAAAAGTGACTATATTAATTAGGGGGtcaaacatttgtttattttttcactttcccactccctcccttcttcccttaaCTCAATGAATGTATGAAAGTTCTAAATATTTCACCCAAGGATTAGAACCAGTAGGTACAGAAAAATGAGTCTCTGCAGTAATGTCTAGTTTCAGctagcatttattttatcattactgATTGACCTCAACATATGTGTTTTCTGCAATTTCCTATGTGCTTGTCATATTTCATAGGAAAAGAATTCTGAttagttatttaatttataatttttatcataaaagctTATCTTAAAAAGAATGGAGAATATACAAATGCCATGTTTCACATTTATCTCACTTGATATTAGAGCTTTGACTAAAATAGCATCCCACTCTGACTTTGCAGTCCAAATACCTCATTTCTCATGTATCAATTAATTCCCACAACACCCAATCTTAACTACATTCTGAGTATAGAATGAACTTAAACTTCTCCCTGGTGACCGAAAAGAACATCTCCTTCTTGAAATAGTATCTCTGGAGCCAGGTTTCATGTGAATTTGCAGgccaatatttcattttaaaaacttcctaaatttgtaatatttctaGTCATCTCACAGGAGGAGAAAATACAAACATTGTCTAGAACAACTCAATTTATCCCAGGAAGAATACATTACCATAAACAAATTAGTTAGAAACATGAGAAGCTCAGAGccagaaagaaactaaaaaacaaagTACACAAGTAAACAAGGCACCTTAGAGCCAGAAGGAACAAAAAAGACACCAGAAGATGTTCACAGAACTGCTACTGTAATAACCATATGCATGATAGAACTTAACTATATTTACTGTGTTTTAAGGAATATAAGACACATTTGGCAATGTgttcagaaaataagaaactcTTAAAAATCTGTagattttgtatatttgtaaaagaacccaatataattttttgaaagataaaagaaaatgttggataCGTTTAACATCTACATGAAAAATACATCTGAAGCCATTGTTTAAAATGCAGCccatagagacaaaaaaataaaaagtatgaaaaagaaattaaacatgttAAACATGAAacgggccaggcacagtggctcacgcctgtaatcctagcactctgtgaggctgaggcgggaggatcgcttgagctgaggagtttgagactagcctgagcaagagggagaacccatctctactaaaaatagaaaaattagccaggcatggtggcacatgcctgtagtcccagctactcgggaggctgaggcaggagaatcgcttgagcccagaagtttaaggttgctgtgagctaggctgacaccatggcactctagcctgggcgacaaagtgagactcagtctcaaaaaaaaaaaaaaaaaaaaaaaaacacaaaaaccatgaAGCAGTTTCAAATGTCTCCAGGTAGCATTCCAGAAATGGTGAGGAGAGAAAGGGgcggaagagagaaagaagagactcTTAGGAATTAATGGCTGTGACTTTTCTAATCTACTGATAATGAGACACCAATCTACACATTTAGGAAGTCTAACAtcaatcaagattttaaaaaaagaaaataaatccacGCATAAGCACATATAGTAAAAAACTGAACAGCACCGGGAACAGTGATAAATTTCCAAATTcagcaaaaaggaaaagacaattgCTGGAAAAAGGCAACATTTATACTGTCTGCTGACTTTGAACAGTAAAAAATGGAAGTCAGAAGCACGTGAATTAATGCTATATGCTTACAGAAAATGAATCAAGATAGAACTCATTGTTTAGCCTTTTTCCTCAAGTAttggacaaaaataattttttagaaaaacaagacCTGAGAGAAGTTGGCATGcatctttattcaataaaagaAATTGTGCTGTTTATGTATTGTTTGAATCTTCTTTAGATTATTCAAATCTGATTTCTTTTGGTCTGCTTGATGTATCAGAGTGTGTTAAAATTTCTCCAAATTATTATGctatgtttatgtttttcttctgtatGCACGTATCATTTAATCCTTGCTATATTTTGAATTATGTTAAAAGGTTATGTTAAAATTGTGATATATTATTATTGaattgaaacttttattattattaagagaCCCATCTTATCTACTATATTTTGCCTTAAAGTGTATTTTGTCAGATATTAGGAACTATGATACTTCAGTTTGATTAGTGTTtgtattatgtacatttttatctttaattttctacCATTCCACATCCTTATCTACTAGATATAACTTatgtaaataacataaaatatttttaaaaatctaagaacccattgtgataatttttatgtttttactggAGTACTtagcaaatttatatttattgatatatttttttaatcacataattTTGTGCTATTTGTCCTGCCTGTTCTTGGGTGCCTCCCCACCACATATTTTATAGCttcttttggatttatttctttttctcagtctattttttctttataatttttgaagttatatttttttcatcattttatcatttactcTAGAATTTAATCCCCATGTACTCAAATTATTAATGTCTGAAGTTGATCATCTTTGCCCTCTTCCAAAACAATTTAAGACTCCACGACACTCCATAGTGTCTCAgccaaattatatactttaactATGAAGTTTATTTCTGGCCATCAAAGGTGAGGGCAGGGGCCCTGTGGTCCTTGTGACATATATTTTTCAGAGAAGCtttcagtgataaaaataaattgtgcttATCAGAAATGgtaacacaaaaatagaaaaaccacatatgaaaaatataaatttaccaaGTTAGTAACCTAAATATATTACATTACAATCTTAACTACCAGGTTAGATGCGTAACATTATTATATTACAAATACACACATGATGATGAAATTTTTCTACCAAAATATAAAGATCATATCATGCAATAAGTTTTACCCTTTTTCCAGTTAATATAACATGGAAAATTATCCAGATAAATACTTGAAGAGCTATCTTATCTACCTTTAATGACTgtgtaaattttattatagaaataaatcataatttatttcattatttaatttattgacaACTAAATagctcatttactttttaaaataaaacattcattggtcatttgaaaaattagaaaaaactatgaataattatattaacAGTGGTTATATTGAGGGAACAGGGTTATCTGTCATGATCACTGAATTATTTACAATGAGCATGAatatttataatcacaaaaaAGGTATTTGGTGAAAATCAGTATCTGTTACAATCTTATCCAAATACAGtatcatttatatacattaaattatttagtctttattgttttttcattgtttttaaaaaatataaattaaggcAGAGAAGAAATCATTATGGGtagtatttttaactttatctttGGAAATAAAGAAGTGGTTCATCATACatagaagaaataacaaatttaatCTGTAGAAACTGGAGTACATTGCCTTTACTTTTCTTAGGTGAAAAGAGTAGCTTACATATTAGGCCTAGTGTAAACATCCTGTCTGATGTTGCAATATTAAGACATCTGTTGTCCTGGTCCCCTATCATTCTGACCCTCTGCTCCTCATGGGTCTATACAATGTAATCTAAACCATGGAATCAGAGGAGTCAGCACTGTTCAGTTCCTGTCAAGATCTTCATCCTTTGCCAATGGcatttcatgaaataaatacaGGTAAAATCCGATACTGTTGCTATTGCTAAATAATCTCTTTAGTCAAtgagaaaatgatattaaaaataacaaagtccATAGCCGGGTATTTTTAGAGTAGGACTTAAAAATCTTTTGTCTTTGTGAAAGAATTTAAGAGTTTCTTAATGAAGGGGATTTAAATTTCAGACAATTATGGTTTGGTAAGTAAATATTTACAACTGCATTGGATCTAATATTATTTGGGAAAATGTTACTGACTTTTGGTGTCTATGAGTTCTGTTTCTCTAGCACTGAAGAAGTACATGCAATGTGTTGCTGAAAAGAGTTTCTCTATTTAGTGagaattagataattttttttcttatgctccTTTCATTAAGTTCACCTCTAAGAAGGGATAGGGATaggcatttaaattaatttttatacttctaCTCTTGCTTTTATTATCAGTGTAACTACTGATGCTAATGCCCATAACAATCTTAAAATTACATTCTTATTCTACACTATTATTGTGATTATTACTATGACAATAAAAACACTTATTGAGTGTTTGTCTTAAGCACGATGCTAttgattttatatacattaacttAATCTCTATATCTGTGATTtagttatctctattttatagatcaataaactaagaattaaaaaaaagaataagaacttACTGCATTTCACAAAGCAACTGTATGCACCAATTGTAAAACTTTCTTATAAGCATAAAATGTGACAATTTTGTTTATGATTTATACCATGcttttttattgtatgtttatgtatcatatgtaggtatatatacatacatgtatacatatggaTTATGGTTATTGCATACAcgttcttatatatttttctagagttttctgAGAATGAGGTAACATATTCAAATATCAAAGTTCATcatactaaaaatagacagaagaGAGAAGTAACTAGGACcttgaaaagaaaaggtaaagagcatttaaaattctagattcccttttttgcttaaatgttttaataaactaattatgaaaacaaatattgtTGGACTAATGAGGATTTCTGTCTCATAccaccactttttaatgggtcaTTATAACAGAAAGTGTTCTGCAAAGAGCAGATGAGAATGGACAATAAACCAGTGATGGACACGATGGCTGAGCGTGATGTGCCATAGTCATGGAAGAAGGAATGTCTCACATACTTCCTGGTTTAATATTTTAGTGTTGCAAAATGTGTGCCCCTTTGATGCTTcagtatttctaaaaatgaaatggaGCATGTGAGGTCTCTCATGATGAACGGACCTCTATCAAAATTGTCATAGTGTACCTGTCTGGCCCACAGTTAATGTTGGAGTTTTGTTCTTAACCTAGTTCATATGGgagatatcatttttttaaaattggtggAGAGAAATGAACTAAATCCATAATAGGATTTCTGGAGTGCTCTTTTATAGTCTTTGAAAGAGTTCTTTAATAGGGCAACTTTTTAGTCCATAAACAGTATGTTTCTGCATCAAAATGTTCCTCTCTTCCCTAGCTGCCCCTaaatctgcaaaataatttttagaattccTCCCACAAGTAGAGGTACATTTTCTCACAACATGGTCCTCCCATGAGCTTAGATTTCAGACCAATTCAAGTGGGTTAAATATTCCTGACCAAAATTCTTTCTAATCTCAATTCCTAAATCTGGTTTCCATTGATCATATTAGCCAACTTCTCTCTTTTTGAACAGTGTCTTCATGGTGCATTGCTGCTGTGATATTTGCCTTCCTTTATTTAATTACTCTGGTAATAGCTGCAGTTATGATAGCCAAGGGTAAGTACTTTTAGagcaatttcattaatttttttaagttgctagaatttaattttaaaatagcatttaaaattggTTCTAAAGTTTTCTTCAAGGTATTTTTCCTATTTGTTATACATAAAAGAGCTAACATAATACACTACTGTACTGAAAGATTACTATATAATGAAAAATTGTAGTTAAACTTAAGGATGGAAATTTGTGCATTTATGGAGAGTTCTGTCaatggagaggagaaaagaaagaaactacaaACATATTTAACTTGATTAAGATTATTTATAAGAGCCTTAGGAAGGTATCATCTTTCATAGTCAAACATCAGaatcattttcaataaaatcagGAAGATAAGGATGACTGCtgtaactattattatttacatttccttgGATGCCCTGAGCAAAGAAAAGCCATAATGCAGGAAAACCTATTTAGATATGATATAAATATTGGAAATTAAAGACTGCAACTATATGAAGGTGATATGCTTTCTTACCCAGATaatccaagaaaaaaatctactgGAAGGAAACAATCACAGGAAAAAGAACAATCAAATCAGAAAGCTGGATACAAAGTTAACATAGTTTCTCATATACCAGAAAGATCGAATATCTTATTTCCAGGTCCACTTTTTAAGCTTCTTTTAAGCTTCTGAGATTTCTTCTcagatgtctttaaaaatattaatatctagcACACTATGTTTTCACACAGACTCTTTGCCAGCCCTGAGCTTTATCggcatcaagaaaaaaatcagatacttTAATACTGTTGTCTTTCTCAGCACTTGACGTCTAGTGAGATGAACCTAGGTGTCATCTGTGTTCTCTAACAGCCACTGAATATCTCAACTCGCTGAGTCAGTGCACTTCTCTTAATGTGCATTGCTGCCCATCTAATCCAAGGTGGTAATCTCTCTTCCTCTACTGCATATGCCTCCAAGTGATCTAACTCCGTCCATCGTTGATACCTTCCAATCAATTTCCATAATTActtcttcaaaatataaattttataaacttaCCATAGCTTTCCTGATTAGCTTCTTACTATTCtgaattcaattatattttaaaatctgtaacaTAGTTTATAAGGTCTTCTTTACTTGGTGCATGGCTCCCTACCCCAGCTGGTACCACACACTTCctccctctggaggctccagCCACAGCTGTCTTCTAGTTCTCTGAATGTGACATGGTTAGTGTTACCATATAACATCGTGCAAACAAGAATAACTTTAAGAATGACAAcagatgctattaataattactctAGGAAACAGGCATGTATCAGGACCTCTCTGGGAAAATTTGCATGAATTGTAACTTTGTCAGTAACCCTTCTTGCCACACAGCAAGTGGACAGACTGCTCCTTTTACCTGAAGCaccctttcttctgcttttttctaGATAACTAAATCCTAGAACATTCAATAATCACAGAATAATcaatattatttcataattaggCCAAATGTATccatgataatatttttatgtgctacTCATTTGTAGCATTTTTAAGTCTCACCTGTATCATTATTTGTGTGGCTGTTTATTCAATTTATGTCTCTTCTACTAAATTATCTTCATGAGAACAGAGCCCTTGTCTTTATTTGCTCAATATTTTATCCTTTGCTTTCAAATAGTGTGTTGACTATTACAAGTACTTAGTGAAAAGATTTTGGTTAAACAGACACACCTAATAATGTATATGACATATCTAAAAGAGATTGTTATACTTTATTAAAAGGCACAAAGAAGGACGTTAGTTAAGACTTTATAAATTGAGTATATATTAAATGTGCCTTGGTGGGCAAATGAATACTGAGAAGATGTTAATACTGTTCTAAATTCATTTAAGACTTACATAATTCCAATGCAAGTGTATTTTCATGATAAATAAGTTCATTATAAATTGTATATGAAAGTAAAAAT
This Microcebus murinus isolate Inina chromosome 10, M.murinus_Inina_mat1.0, whole genome shotgun sequence DNA region includes the following protein-coding sequences:
- the LOC142873415 gene encoding uncharacterized protein LOC142873415, which produces MESEESALFSSCQDLHPLPMAFHEINTEFSENEVTYSNIKVHHTKNRQKREVTRTLKRKVSSWCIAAVIFAFLYLITLVIAAVMIAKVRCLEGILNETTIETSYCNVMS